Proteins from a genomic interval of Caulobacter rhizosphaerae:
- a CDS encoding cytochrome P450, giving the protein MASDIHFDPFEEDALADPGAAYGALRAACPFHHQPAQAGRPDYYVLSDHAEIKTDILQGNPIWSFRFGNAMKDSISDVGFKTDGDFHAAFRMVVQRGLTPPMVKAWRPKIEAIVDELLDAMLAIPDGQGDFYSLFALPLPARMMCRMLGAPEADYQNYKRWSDTLQFLTFEDPEPGSYEVVLREIYPHFTTLIEQRQALLAAAGVDDPDLSHLGAVLPDDFMSRALVSRVEGRRLTHEEMLNICLAFLTGGQETTTNLIGHLLRRLLEAPERWEQLKADPSLIDNAVEESLRFDPPVLAHFRTSLSETQMHGHDIPERAKLMFSICGANRDPAVFEAPDEFRIDRPLPEARQHLSFGSGVHLCLGAPVARLEARIALERLIERLPNLRLLGLGGRVRTWMYWGHTGLDVAWS; this is encoded by the coding sequence ATGGCGTCTGACATCCATTTCGACCCGTTCGAGGAAGACGCGCTGGCCGATCCCGGCGCGGCCTACGGCGCCCTGCGCGCCGCCTGTCCCTTCCACCATCAACCCGCGCAGGCGGGCCGGCCGGACTACTACGTCCTGAGCGACCACGCCGAGATCAAGACCGACATCCTGCAGGGCAATCCGATCTGGTCGTTCCGCTTCGGCAACGCGATGAAGGACTCGATCAGCGACGTCGGCTTCAAGACCGACGGCGACTTCCACGCCGCGTTTCGCATGGTGGTGCAGCGCGGCCTGACGCCGCCGATGGTCAAGGCCTGGCGCCCGAAGATCGAGGCTATCGTCGACGAACTGCTCGACGCGATGCTGGCCATTCCCGACGGCCAGGGCGATTTCTACAGCCTGTTCGCCCTGCCGCTGCCGGCCCGGATGATGTGCCGGATGCTGGGCGCGCCCGAGGCCGACTACCAGAACTACAAGCGCTGGAGCGACACGCTGCAGTTCCTGACCTTCGAGGATCCCGAGCCGGGCTCCTACGAGGTCGTGCTGCGGGAGATCTATCCGCACTTCACCACCCTGATCGAGCAGCGCCAGGCCCTGCTGGCCGCGGCGGGCGTCGACGACCCGGACCTTTCGCACCTGGGCGCGGTGCTGCCGGACGACTTCATGTCGCGCGCCCTGGTCTCGCGGGTCGAGGGACGGCGGCTGACGCACGAGGAAATGCTGAACATCTGCCTGGCCTTCCTGACCGGCGGCCAGGAGACGACGACCAACCTGATCGGCCACCTGCTGCGGCGGCTGCTGGAGGCGCCCGAACGCTGGGAGCAGCTGAAGGCCGACCCGTCGCTCATCGACAACGCCGTGGAAGAGTCGCTGCGCTTCGACCCGCCGGTATTGGCGCATTTCCGCACCAGCCTTTCCGAGACGCAGATGCACGGCCATGACATCCCCGAGCGCGCCAAGCTGATGTTCTCGATCTGCGGCGCCAATCGCGATCCGGCGGTGTTCGAGGCCCCGGACGAGTTCCGCATCGATCGGCCGTTGCCCGAGGCGCGCCAGCACCTGTCGTTCGGCTCGGGCGTCCATCTCTGCCTCGGCGCGCCGGTCGCCCGGCTGGAGGCCCGGATCGCCCTGGAACGCTTGATCGAACGCCTGCCCAACCTGCGCCTGCTGGGCCTGGGCGGCCGGGTGCGGACGTGGATGTACTGGGGCCATACCGGTCTCGACGTGGCCTGGAGCTGA
- a CDS encoding SDR family NAD(P)-dependent oxidoreductase, whose amino-acid sequence MVSPKVWFITGVSSGLGRAIAEAALSAGHVVVGTLRKADQFVAFEALAPGRAHALALDVTEAAAVGPAVEAAVRLAGGLDVVVNNAGYGLVGAVEELTEAEAAREMDTNFFGVFRVVKAAIPHLKARGGGAIINIGSVAGARGFPGMGLYSASKFAVAGLSQALAKELAPFGIRVTVVEPGGFRTNFGAASMAWAQAPLPDYAAMTARLRHSMERPVVPAPNDPARGAAVVLALAAMENPPVHLALGADGRKYIRDAIHARLADYDLHVDLVESTAYPV is encoded by the coding sequence ATGGTTTCCCCCAAGGTGTGGTTCATCACCGGCGTATCCAGCGGGTTGGGGCGCGCGATCGCCGAGGCGGCGCTGTCCGCCGGCCATGTCGTCGTGGGCACCCTGCGCAAGGCCGACCAGTTCGTCGCGTTCGAAGCGCTCGCGCCCGGCCGGGCCCACGCCCTGGCCCTCGACGTCACCGAAGCCGCGGCGGTCGGCCCTGCCGTCGAGGCCGCTGTTCGCCTGGCCGGCGGCCTCGACGTGGTGGTCAACAACGCTGGCTACGGGCTGGTGGGCGCGGTCGAGGAACTGACAGAGGCCGAGGCCGCCCGCGAGATGGACACCAACTTCTTCGGGGTGTTCAGGGTGGTGAAGGCGGCGATCCCGCACCTGAAGGCGCGCGGCGGCGGCGCCATCATCAACATCGGGTCGGTGGCGGGCGCGCGGGGTTTTCCGGGCATGGGGCTCTATAGCGCCTCCAAGTTCGCGGTGGCGGGCCTCAGCCAGGCCCTGGCCAAGGAACTCGCGCCGTTCGGCATCCGGGTGACCGTGGTCGAGCCCGGCGGCTTCCGCACCAATTTCGGCGCCGCCAGCATGGCCTGGGCCCAGGCCCCCCTGCCCGACTATGCGGCGATGACGGCCCGCCTGAGGCACTCGATGGAGCGTCCGGTCGTTCCCGCGCCCAACGATCCAGCCCGCGGCGCGGCGGTCGTCCTGGCCCTGGCGGCGATGGAAAACCCGCCCGTCCACCTGGCGCTGGGCGCCGACGGTCGCAAGTACATCCGCGACGCGATCCACGCGCGTTTGGCCGACTACGACCTGCATGTCGACCTGGTCGAGTCGACGGCCTATCCGGTTTAG
- the cysN gene encoding sulfate adenylyltransferase subunit CysN, protein MTAAAPNTIYKPSDLIADDIDAYLVAHQHKSLLRFITCGSVDDGKSTLIGRLLYDSKMIFEDQMAALEADSRRVGTQGGAIDFALLVDGLAAEREQGITIDVAYRFFSTDKRKFIVADTPGHEQYTRNMVTGASTADAAVILIDARKGVLTQTRRHSYLVKLLGIRHVVLAVNKMDLVGWDPARFEAIVADYRAFADQIGLEVFTPIPISGLTGANMASRGEDSPWFDGPILMDWLEGVQVEDDLRGQSFRMPVQWVNRPNLDFRGFSGQIAAGTVKPGDKVRSLPSGRQSTVARIVTKPDDLPEAYAGQSVTITLADEIDVSRGDILVAADDPVAVSGQFEATVVWMDDEPLPPGRAYLLKIGTRMVGASVTEIKHRVNVNTLEHLAAKKLELNEIGLVNLSLDQAIPFEPYAQNRDLGGFILIDRISNRTVGAGLINFALRRADNIHWQHTDVGKASRAALKGQRGRVVWLTGLSGAGKSTIANLVEKRLHALGRHTYLLDGDNVRHGLNRNLGFTEEDRVENIRRVAEVAKLMVDAGLIVLTAFISPFRAERRLAREILDDGEFVEVFVDTPLAIAEQRDVKGLYKKARAGQLKNFTGIDSPYEAPEHPELVIDTTRMDPVQAAERIVAWLEGEIDYEV, encoded by the coding sequence ATGACCGCCGCGGCCCCCAACACCATCTACAAGCCCTCCGACCTGATCGCCGACGACATCGACGCCTATCTGGTCGCCCACCAGCACAAGTCGCTGCTGCGCTTCATCACCTGCGGGTCGGTGGACGACGGCAAGTCGACCCTGATCGGCCGGCTGCTCTACGACAGCAAGATGATCTTCGAGGACCAGATGGCCGCCCTCGAAGCCGACAGCCGGCGGGTGGGCACCCAAGGCGGGGCGATCGACTTCGCCCTGCTGGTCGACGGCCTGGCCGCCGAGCGCGAGCAGGGCATCACCATCGACGTGGCCTACCGGTTCTTTTCCACCGACAAGCGCAAGTTCATCGTCGCCGACACCCCCGGCCACGAGCAATACACCCGCAACATGGTCACCGGAGCCTCGACCGCCGATGCGGCGGTGATCCTGATCGACGCGCGCAAGGGCGTGCTGACCCAGACCCGCCGCCACTCCTACCTGGTCAAGCTGCTGGGCATCCGCCACGTGGTGCTGGCGGTCAACAAGATGGACCTGGTCGGCTGGGACCCGGCGAGGTTCGAGGCCATCGTCGCCGACTATCGCGCCTTCGCCGATCAGATCGGCCTGGAGGTGTTCACCCCGATCCCGATCTCGGGCCTGACCGGGGCCAACATGGCCAGCCGCGGCGAGGACTCGCCCTGGTTCGACGGCCCGATCCTGATGGACTGGCTGGAGGGGGTGCAGGTCGAGGACGACCTGCGCGGCCAATCGTTCCGCATGCCCGTGCAATGGGTCAACCGGCCCAACCTCGACTTCCGCGGCTTCTCGGGCCAGATCGCCGCGGGAACCGTCAAGCCCGGCGACAAGGTCCGGTCCCTGCCGTCCGGCCGCCAGAGCACCGTGGCCCGCATCGTCACCAAGCCCGACGACCTGCCCGAGGCCTATGCCGGCCAGTCGGTGACGATCACCCTGGCCGACGAGATCGACGTCAGCCGCGGCGACATCCTGGTGGCCGCCGACGACCCGGTCGCCGTGTCCGGCCAGTTCGAGGCCACCGTGGTGTGGATGGACGACGAGCCCCTGCCGCCGGGCCGCGCCTACCTGCTGAAGATCGGAACCCGGATGGTCGGGGCCAGCGTCACGGAGATCAAGCACCGGGTGAACGTCAACACCCTGGAGCACCTGGCCGCCAAGAAGCTGGAGCTCAACGAGATCGGCCTGGTCAACCTGTCGCTGGACCAGGCCATCCCGTTCGAGCCCTACGCCCAAAACCGCGACCTGGGCGGGTTCATCCTGATCGACCGGATCAGCAACCGCACCGTCGGGGCGGGGCTGATCAACTTCGCCCTGCGCCGGGCCGACAACATCCACTGGCAGCACACCGACGTGGGCAAGGCCTCGCGGGCGGCCCTGAAGGGCCAGCGCGGCCGGGTGGTGTGGCTGACGGGCCTGTCGGGGGCGGGCAAGTCGACCATCGCCAACCTGGTGGAAAAGCGCCTGCACGCGCTTGGCCGCCACACCTACCTGCTGGACGGCGACAATGTCCGCCACGGCCTCAACCGCAACCTGGGCTTCACCGAGGAGGACCGGGTGGAGAACATCCGCCGGGTCGCCGAGGTCGCCAAGCTGATGGTCGACGCCGGCCTGATCGTCCTGACCGCCTTCATCTCGCCGTTCCGCGCCGAGCGCCGCCTGGCCCGCGAGATCCTCGACGACGGCGAGTTCGTCGAGGTCTTCGTCGACACCCCCCTGGCCATCGCCGAGCAGCGCGACGTCAAGGGCCTCTACAAAAAGGCCCGCGCCGGACAGCTGAAGAACTTCACCGGCATCGACAGCCCCTACGAAGCCCCAGAGCACCCCGAACTGGTGATCGACACCACCAGGATGGACCCCGTCCAAGCCGCCGAGCGCATCGTCGCCTGGCTCGAAGGCGAGATCGATTACGAAGTCTGA
- a CDS encoding DUF1254 domain-containing protein — translation MTSPIDPALSSDAITAIAEEAYVYAFPMMIAYGFFHRQTMGPDTPEKQAIGRFTHFRTLGSPTFNNVIPWINTDTLYSAAWLDLRREPVVLKVPQFEGHRFQNVQAADWYTMNFFTRGTLDVGNAARTYLLAGPDWSGPSPPGVDEVVTADSWIIKLFTRIIVEGPGDEAAIHALQDQYALVPLSAFLGLAPPPAPPAAEFPAPPASGLRGRGFFEQPSPEFIGTFNHLMTQAAVHPDEAALFERFAGIGVAPGADFDASVLTPQQAAAIQAGIDAGRARIEHRLANLDTPVNGWVYPLDLRGGRDRLTGSSGAYLARAVAARYAIWGPGAAEVVYMVAEVDAAGAALDGSAATYAMTFDAAPPVDGFWSYTVYDAATRLLVPHPSGRYKRGDRDADIRRNANGGFTLLLQNAPPPADRLGDWLPVPAGPFQVVGRLYGPHATLLDKTYTPPPLVARPLET, via the coding sequence ATGACATCGCCGATCGATCCCGCCCTGTCGTCCGACGCGATCACGGCCATCGCCGAGGAGGCCTACGTCTACGCCTTCCCGATGATGATCGCCTACGGCTTCTTCCACCGGCAGACCATGGGCCCCGACACGCCGGAGAAGCAGGCGATCGGGCGGTTCACCCACTTCCGGACCCTGGGCAGCCCGACGTTCAACAACGTCATCCCCTGGATCAACACCGACACGCTGTACTCGGCCGCCTGGCTGGATCTGCGGCGCGAGCCCGTGGTGCTGAAGGTCCCGCAGTTCGAGGGCCATCGGTTCCAGAACGTTCAGGCCGCCGACTGGTACACGATGAACTTCTTCACCCGCGGCACGCTGGACGTGGGCAACGCGGCGCGGACCTATCTGCTGGCCGGGCCGGACTGGAGCGGCCCCTCGCCGCCGGGCGTCGACGAGGTGGTGACGGCCGACAGCTGGATCATCAAGCTCTTCACCCGGATCATCGTCGAAGGGCCGGGCGACGAGGCCGCCATCCACGCGCTGCAGGACCAGTATGCCCTGGTCCCGCTCAGCGCGTTCCTGGGTCTGGCCCCGCCGCCCGCGCCGCCGGCGGCCGAGTTTCCGGCCCCGCCCGCGTCCGGCCTGCGAGGACGGGGGTTCTTCGAGCAGCCGTCGCCCGAGTTCATCGGAACCTTCAACCATCTGATGACCCAGGCGGCCGTCCATCCCGACGAGGCGGCGCTGTTCGAGCGTTTCGCCGGCATCGGCGTGGCGCCCGGCGCGGATTTCGACGCCTCGGTGCTGACGCCGCAGCAGGCGGCGGCGATCCAGGCCGGGATCGACGCCGGACGGGCCAGGATCGAGCATCGGCTGGCCAACCTCGACACGCCGGTCAATGGCTGGGTCTATCCCCTGGACCTGCGCGGCGGTCGCGATCGGTTGACCGGCTCTTCCGGCGCCTATCTGGCCCGGGCGGTCGCGGCCCGATACGCCATCTGGGGGCCGGGCGCCGCGGAGGTGGTCTACATGGTCGCCGAGGTCGACGCCGCCGGGGCGGCGCTGGACGGGTCGGCCGCGACCTACGCGATGACCTTCGACGCAGCGCCGCCGGTCGACGGCTTCTGGTCCTATACGGTCTACGACGCGGCCACGCGGTTGCTCGTTCCCCACCCCTCCGGGCGCTACAAGCGCGGCGATCGCGACGCCGACATCCGCCGCAACGCCAACGGCGGCTTCACCCTGCTGCTCCAGAACGCGCCGCCGCCCGCTGATCGCCTGGGCGATTGGCTGCCCGTACCGGCGGGGCCGTTCCAGGTGGTGGGACGGTTGTACGGTCCCCATGCGACGCTGCTGGACAAGACCTATACCCCGCCGCCGCTGGTGGCTCGACCGCTGGAAACCTAA
- a CDS encoding sulfotransferase family protein, translating into MLRSTPLPPDAALTGRARALAYPEHTAAGLAALNGAIPAASALALTPEALKAEAIRRAGGPVDFGPAPLDEPLSVLCRSLNDEIELHALGRLQVFNQLAGLLTMRLRFEDLWRRHPEILDQPVERPIVVIGLPRSGTTILHRLLSRDPAKRSSPFWEQVVPLPDGDPTALQPDPDPRLVRMRQSLDMLDKVVPDLKLMHELTADQPDEDISLLIFAFASLQFEWSYRVPSYSRWHQAFDHTEGYRYFRRVLQTLQWLRGGERWVLKAPQHLEQLKPLLSVFPDAILVQTHRDPVPAIISLASLTTYGGRRYYDHPNPHAVGADMASIVERLLRKGVEDRPEDEGRFVDIQFTDLIADPLGCVRRIYAVAGDALSPEAASAMQAWIDDNRQGKHGGHDYAAEDFGLDAGDLRRRLGFYQERFSIPVDRRFAV; encoded by the coding sequence ATGCTGAGGTCCACGCCCCTACCGCCGGACGCCGCCCTGACGGGGCGCGCCCGGGCCCTGGCCTATCCTGAGCACACCGCCGCAGGACTGGCCGCGCTGAACGGCGCGATCCCCGCGGCGAGCGCGTTGGCCCTGACGCCCGAGGCCCTCAAGGCCGAGGCGATCCGGCGGGCCGGCGGACCGGTCGATTTCGGTCCGGCGCCGCTGGACGAGCCCCTTTCCGTCCTGTGCCGGTCGCTGAACGATGAGATCGAGCTCCACGCCCTGGGTCGGTTGCAGGTGTTCAACCAGCTCGCGGGTCTCTTGACCATGCGGCTGCGGTTCGAGGACCTTTGGCGGCGCCATCCGGAAATCCTGGATCAGCCGGTCGAACGCCCGATCGTCGTCATCGGCCTGCCCCGCAGCGGAACGACCATCCTGCACCGCCTGTTGTCGCGAGACCCGGCCAAGCGCTCCTCGCCGTTCTGGGAGCAGGTCGTCCCGTTGCCGGACGGCGATCCGACGGCGCTGCAGCCCGACCCCGACCCGCGCCTGGTCCGCATGCGTCAGTCCCTGGACATGCTGGACAAGGTCGTGCCCGACCTGAAGCTGATGCACGAACTGACGGCCGACCAGCCGGACGAGGACATCAGCCTGCTGATCTTCGCCTTCGCCTCGCTGCAGTTCGAGTGGAGCTACCGCGTTCCCAGCTACAGCCGCTGGCACCAGGCCTTCGACCATACCGAGGGCTATCGCTATTTCCGCCGGGTGTTGCAGACCCTGCAGTGGTTGCGCGGCGGAGAGCGCTGGGTGCTGAAGGCGCCGCAGCACCTGGAGCAGCTCAAGCCGCTGCTGAGCGTCTTTCCGGACGCCATCCTGGTGCAGACCCACCGCGATCCCGTGCCGGCGATCATCTCGCTGGCCAGCCTGACCACCTATGGCGGGCGACGCTACTACGACCATCCCAACCCGCACGCGGTGGGGGCGGACATGGCGTCGATCGTCGAGCGGCTGCTCCGCAAGGGCGTGGAGGACAGGCCCGAGGATGAAGGACGCTTCGTCGACATCCAGTTCACCGACCTGATCGCCGATCCCCTGGGCTGCGTGCGACGCATCTATGCGGTCGCTGGCGATGCGCTGAGCCCTGAGGCTGCGTCCGCGATGCAGGCCTGGATCGACGACAATCGCCAGGGCAAGCACGGCGGCCACGATTACGCCGCCGAGGACTTCGGCCTCGACGCCGGCGACCTGCGTCGTCGCCTGGGGTTCTACCAGGAGCGCTTTTCCATTCCGGTCGACCGCCGGTTCGCGGTCTGA